GGAACTGGGCATCCGCCGCCGCGGGGGCATCTTCGCCGCGCTGATCGTGGATGGCGTTGATCCGGACGGCAAGACCTACCAGTCCTATGTGAAACGAAACAAGCTCTTTGACAGCAACGACAAGGAACCTCTCAAACCAGGGGATGAGGTGATTATTCCCCCTGCAAGCTGGCATGCCGGTCTGCCTGAGCTGGACGAAAACAATGCGACCCCTGCCGACGGCGCTCCCGCTGCCGCGCCCGCCTCCCCGGCGCCCGAGCCTTTTGTTGTTCCCATGGAACCCTGATCCGCCCCGCCGGATGCATCCAAGCAAAAAAGAAAAGACGTGCACTTGAAAGAAAGATTGCAGTCGGACGCCGGTCCCACCCTGTCCTTTGAATTCTTTCCGCCCAAAAACGAACAGGCGGCAGCCGCCTTGTACCAGACTATTCGTGAACTGGAGCCCTACCGGCCCAGTTTTGTCAGCGTGACGTATGGCGCGGGCGGCTCCACCAGGGAACTGACGCATGAAGTCGTCTTGCGCATCCAGAATGAATCCCGCATTCCCACGGTGCCCCACCTCACCTGCGTAGGGCACAGCCGGGAGGAAATATGGAACATTCTGGACCGGTACGCCCAGGCGGGAGTGCGCGCGGTGCTGGCCCTGCGCGGCGATCCCCCCCGCGGCGTGGAACATTATGACCGTTCGGCGGATGCCTTCAGATATGCGGCGGATCTGGTGGCGTGTATCCGTGAATACAATGAATCCGGCCGCCATCCGGACCCGGACGGTTTTGCCATTGGCGTGGCGGGCTTCCCTGAAGGCCACCCCTCCACCCCCAACCGTCTGCGGGAAATGGACTTTCTTAAAGCCAAGGTGGACGCCGGAGCGGACTATATCTGCACCCAGCTGTTTTTTGACAACCACTGTTTCCTGGATTACCGGGAACGCTGTCTGCTGGCCGGAATCAAGGTGCCTGTTCTGGCTGGCATCATGCCCGTCACCAGCCTGTCCGGCATGAACCGCATGGCGGAACTATCCGGAGGCACCTGCTTCCCCGCCCGGCTGCTCAAGGCCCTGAAGCGCGCCGGGGGCAATGCGGAAGCCATACAGGAAGTGGGCATCCAGTATGCTTCCAGCCAATGCGCGGAACTGCTGGACGCCGGCGTGGACGGCATCCATTTTTACACGCTCAACCAGAGCCGCGCCACCCGCCAGATTTACCGGAATCTGGGGCTGAGAGATTCCCTCCAGCTCCTGGAACATGGCGAAGATAAGTAAAAAGCTGATTGATTTGGTCGGCGCAACACTGTAGAACCCTCTTCAACGTACTATGGATATCAAGGATATTAAGCGGGCCATGGACAATATGCCCATGGGGGATGGAAGCGCTTTTGCGGAAATTTCCGTCGGACCGGCCAAACATGAGCAATTTCTGGATGAGCATTACGGCAAGATTGCCTTAATCGTGCTGCTGTGCATTCTTGGCGCCGCCGGCTGGATCATTTACAACGGCATGCAGGAATCCATGGAGAAAAAGGCTGGAGCCGCCCTGGTGGCCGCCATGCCTGAATCTCCGGCCACCGGAGAGATTTCCCTGAATGAACAGGGCCTTCAGCAGGTCATGGCTGACTTTGATGACTCGCGAGCCGCCGTCACGGCTTCCTATCTGCAGGCAGTCGCCCTGTGGAATGCCGGAAAGGAAGAGGAAGGCATCTCCAAAATGAAGGAGTTCATTGATTCCGCTCCCACGGAAGAATGGAAAGCCCAGGCATCCGTTACGCTGGCCTGCCGTCTGATGAACGGTGGTAAGGCGGACCAGGCGGCAAGCCTGTTCCGTTCCGTGGTTGATTCCGGTGATCCCACGTTTTCCGCTTTTGCCACCATGTGCCTGGGCGATATCGCCAGGGCTGGAAAGGACAGCGTTGCGGCCGGAACCTTCTACCGTGAACTGGCCGAGAAATTCCCGTCCAGTGCGTTTGTGCTCGATTTGCAGCGGAATGGCTATGTGCGCCGCAAGGCTCTTTTTGATGTCCAGAGTCCCGTAAGGATTGAGCCCGTTGCGGACAAAAAATAAAACCTTCCCTTTAAGAATACAGCTTCACCGGACCGCATGCCGCAGTAATGCCGTGCATGCGGTTTTTTGTGTTCTGATGTCCGGCTGACGGTCCGTTGTTGACGGGTGCGTGACATATTTAGACAAAAAGGGAACCTTGTCCGCGCTTTACGGGTGTGGATCTGATGGCCCATGATTCATTAAACCATTTTCCGAACCATGAACAAGTACATGAAATCTTTCTGGCTTCTTCCGCTGGCGGGACTGTCCCTTTCCCTGCTGCCGTCATGCACGACGGACAGCTACGGGAATACGGCAGTAACCCCCGGAGGCGCTGCCGCCATTGGCGTGGGCGCCCTGGCTGCCGGGGCGGCCATTGGTGCGGCTGTCCAGCACGACCGTGACAAGGACAGGTACCGCAATGACTGGAATCATCACCATCCGCCGCCCCCTCCTCCTCGTCCCTACCATCGGCCTCACCGGCCGAGGTAACTCTCTCTTTTTTGCGGAATGATTGAAAGCGGCCCGTAAACGTACTTGTTTACGGGCCGCGTATTTTTCAGGGAAATCGAAAAGACGGAAACCGGAAAGCAGAGCCGGCCCATCATTGCGGCATTCCGGGAGGCATCTTCCCTTTTAGGCCGCCTTACTGGCGTAAAGGAAGAGGTTTGGCGTGGATGCTCAAGTGCGTTCTCCCTCGCGGATGCCGTTCAGGGCCCAGTGCATGCGCTGTCTGGCGCTGTCCGGATCACTGAGAATGGACCCCAGTAACTCCAGAACGGGACGGGCCGCCTGGGAATCGTGTACCTGGAGCTGGCCGGAAAGAATGAAAGGAGCGCCGCCGCAGCAAACCAGATAAATAAGAACGTTCATGGGATTCCCGCTCACGATGGACCCTTCCTCCTGGGCCGCCTGAATGGTCTCCAGCAGCACGAAAGGATGCCGCGTATGCAGCCCGGAAATAAAGCGGATCGCCTCTTTTTCTCCTGCCAGGGCGTCCAGCACCAGCTGGGCGATAAACTCTCCGTGGAGAAGGAGGAAATCCATAATATCCTCTAAAATAATCTCCAGCTTTTTTAAGGAGGGCAAATGAACATTGGCATGCGTCCTGACGCCGGTAAACAGGGGCTCATACCAGCGTTCCAGCAATTCATTCAAAAAGGCGTCGCGGTTTCCGAAATGATAGACGAAACTCCCCGGATTGGTTCCTGCACGCAGGGACAGGCCTCGTACGGTAAGGCCGCGTAATCCGGATTCGCTGGCGATCATGGCTCCCGTATTGAGCAAATGCTCTCTGGTGGATCTCCGTTTGGTCATATGGAGGGAATGATAAAACCATGTGTGCTCCTTATGATCCGGAAATGCAAGGACTTGTTACGTCTGTTATTGTAAAGGGCGGAACCGGGTCTTTGTCTATTCCCCGGTTCCGCCGTCCGGAATCCCGTCTGGTCAGGACTTGGATTCCAGTTCTTTCCTTCGGGCCGAAATCCAGCGGGAAAACAATTTGGCCGTAGCCGGAATAATGAGCAGGTTCAGGATGGTGGCTGAGACCAGTCCGCCGAACTGCACGATGGCCAGGGGGCCGAGCAGTTCACCCCCGGGCTTGTCAATGGCCCAGATCAGCGGCAGCAGGCCCAGAACCGTGGTCAGGGATGTCATGATGATGGGAACCACGCGCTCACGCGATCCTTCCCGGATGGCTTCCACAGGCTCCATTCCCCTGTGTTCCAGGGCCCGGTACCTGTTGAGCAGAATCAGGCCGCTGCGGATGGCAAAGCCGATGACGGTCACGAACCCGACGATGGAAGCCACGGACAGAATGGGCGGAATATACGTGGCGCCGAACAGGGAGGACAGGGTGCCCGGAGACGCCAGGAAAACGGCCACAATGCCGCCCACCAGGCACAGAGGAATATTCACCAGCGTCAGCATGGCGCGGCGCACGCTTCCCAGGGCGGAGGACAGGAGCAGCACGATCAGCACCATCACGATGGCTCCCAGCACGTAAAGCCGTTCGGAGGCCGACTCCCTCGCCTTGATGGTGCCGTCATAATCAACGGTGCAGCCCATGGCGTTCATGACCGGGTCCAGCTTCTCCCGGCATGCCTTCGCCAGATCCCCCAGATTGGAATTGGGGGAGGGATTGCAGGAAATCATGGCTTTCCGCATCGTATTGTCTCTCAGAATCAGGTTGGAAACCTCCTCCCGGTACACCTGGGCCACGTCGTCCAGGCGCACGGTCTTTTTGTCCGGGGAAATAAGTTCCAGACTCTTGACATCCTCCATGGACGTCTTCAGCTTGGGGTCGATGCGGAGAACGATATTCCAGTGATCCTGATTCTTGATCACCTCTCCCAGCTTCTGGCCGTTCATGGCTGTGGAAACCTGTTCCGCGGCATTGGCCATGGTCAGGCCGTGGGAGGCCAGGGCCTCCTGGTCGTACTGCACGCGAATGGTATCCACCATAATCTCCCGGTTGGCGCGTGCGTCGGCCACTTCCGGCAGGGAAGCCAAAATCTCCTTGGCCTTCTGTGCCGCCAGCCGTAGCTGGGGCAGTTCCGTTCCGTAAATGTTGATCGCGATTTCGGAATTGGAACCGGACAAGGCGGAACTGATGCGGTGGGCCAGCGGGTAGCCGATCATGGAACTGGTACCGGGAATATCGTCAATGCACTTCTTGATGGCGGCGCGCAATTCCTTCTGGTCCTTGTTCAGGTCCACCCGGACAAGCAGCTCGGAGGCGCTGACAGGTTCCGCGTGCTCGTCGTTCTCAGCACGCCCCGTGCGCTGGGTAACGCTCAGCACGCCGGGGATGTGTTCTATATCCTTCATCACCTTGCGGGAAATGCGCTCCGTTTCGTCCAGGGACGTTCCCGGCACCGTGCTGACGAACACCGTATAGCAATCTTCGTTAAACGGAGGCAGGAAGCTCGTGCCGAAAGTGGAGCCCAGCCACAGGGCCAGCAGGGTGATGGCCGCCATGATGGCGCAGACCGTCTTGGAAAAACGCAGGCAGAACTCCAGTACGGGCGTGTAAATGCGCTTGATGAGGCGGGAGCTGAAGGAATCCCCGCTCTCCAGGGTAGCGGCGTTCTTGCTCTTCTTGAACCACATGTAGCACAGCACCGGCGTGATGGTGACGGCTACGATGAGGGAGGAAAGCAGGGCCAGCATGTAGGAAATGCCCAGGGGGCGGAAAAACTGGCCTTCCAGCCCGGACAGGAAAAGAACCGGGGTAAACACCAGCAGGATGATCACGGAGGAGAAGGAAATGGACCCCACGATCTCTCCCTTGGCCTCCATCAGCACTTCATACTTGCTCTTTCGCTGTTCTTCAGGCAGGGCGGCGTTCCGGTTCAAATGCCGCCACGCTATTTCCACGAAAATGATGGCGTTATCCACCACATCCCCCACGGCCACGGCCAGGCCGCCCAGCGTCATGATATTGATCGCCAGCCCGAAAACCGGAAACATCATCATCCCGAACAGGACGGACAGGGGCATGGAAATCAGCGTAATAATCGCCGTCCGCAGGTTCAGCAGAGTCAGGAAAATCACGATCATGACGACGGCGCCCGCTATGAGCAGCGTTTCCGTGCCATTCTCCAGGGACATCTCGATGAAATCCGCCTGGCGGTACGCGCTGGTGTGCAGCTTCATTCCCTTGGGAAGCTGGCTCTGGCTGAACTCCTTCATGGCCGCATCCACGGCTTGCGTCAGTGCCAGCGTATTGGCTCCGGGCACCTTCTGCACGGAAAGCACCACGGCATCCTCTCCCATGAATCCGGCGTCGCCGCGCCGCGGAGCTCCGTCGATCTTCACCTCTGCCACGTCCTGAAGTCGTAGAATGCCGGAAGGATGCCCCGGAACCAGGGCGCGGTTGAGCTGTTCGATATTGGCCGTGCGGGTATCCTGCTGAATGGGAAGCTCCTGCCCGGCCACGTCTTCCAGATACCCGGCGGGCACGGAAGACTGCGACTCTTCAATGGCCGTTTTCAGGTTGGAAAGATCAACCCCGGCCAGCTTCAGTCTGTTGGGGTTGTAAACCACCTGGTATTCCGGCAGGCGGCCGCCCAGCACCGTCACCTGGCCCACGCCGGGAATAGCCAGCAGGCGCGTGCGCAGCTTGTACTCCGCAAGCTGCCGCATATCCAGCGTGGAAGTATCCTTGTCCCCCGTCAGGGCAATCAGCATAATCTCCCCCGTCACGGAAACGATGGGGGCCAGTTCCGGGGATGTATTCTCCGGCAGGGTGTCCCGAACCGCGGCCAGACGTTCCGCCACGATCTGGCGCGCCTGGTAAATATCCTTGTCCCAGTCGAAATCCACCCACACGAAGGAAAGGCCGCTGCCGGATGAAGAGCGCACCCCCTTCACCCCGGCCGTGCCGTTCATGGCGGACTCAATGGGAATGGTGATATACTGCTCCACTTCCTCCGCCGTCAGGCCGGGGGCTTCCGTCTGGATGGTGACGCGCGGCACCTTCAACTCCGGGAACACGTCCACCGGAATATTCTTCACCACGAAAATGCTGATCACCGCCAGGGCGAGCGTCAGCAGAATCACGGTGATTCTGTTATTCAGGCAGAATGAAATGAGAAAATTCATAAACTCTTGGTGATTGAATGCTGATGATTAAGGATCGGGGAAAATATTTCGAAAACCATGCACTGATTCATTCTCTCTTTAATCTTTCGTCTTTGGTCATTATTCAGTGCTCTCCTTCGTGGAACTGTCCGTCCGCATGGAAATGCCCGGCCGCTTTTTTGCTGCCTGAACCTTCCGCGGGCAGAATATACTTCAGCTCATATCCCCCCTTCGTGACGATGGTCTGGCCGGGAATCAGACCCTTCACGGGCGTCTTTCCCTGGCGGGCGGGCAGTATCTGCACCTTCTTCATGACAAAGGCGTCCTCTCCCGTCTTGATAAACACCACGTCATTCACTCCCACTTTCACCACGGCGCTGTTCGGTACGGGAATAAAGCCGTCCGTAGCGGAATCGCGGGAATACAGGTCCAGCCGTGCAAGCTGTCCGGCATGCGTGCCTTCCGGCAGGCGGTCCGGCGTAAAATACAGGGCGCGTGACTGCGTGGCGGGGTCCACCTGGTCCGCCACCCTCAGAGAACCGTCCAGCAGCTCCGTATTCTTTCCCCGGGTCAGCGCAAGCTGGGCCTTGGCGTAATGAACGGGGTCCGCCCCGTAAATAGTGGTGGCGAATTCCAGCTCCCCCTTGTTGGTCATCACGAGCGCGGGAGCGCCCTGTTCCCCCCAGGCCCCCTGGGTCATGTCCACGGACTGCACGGAGCCGTCTGCGGCGGCGTACACGTAAAGCAGATTGTCTTTCAGCTCTCCGGAAGCGGTTGCCAGTTTCAATTTGTTTTCACTGGCCTTCAGGGCGGCTTTCAGGCTCTCTTCCTCCGTTTCCTTGAACCGGATGGTGGTGTTCAGCTCGCTGTTCTTGGTCCCTATCTTTTCCAGTGTGTCCCGGCGTTCCTTGAGGGCGGCCAGGTCTGCAATGCCGCGGTTCAGTTCCGCTTTGGCCTGGGCGGCTGCTCCCTCCATCTCCACAATATCCGGAGAGGCCAGCGTATACAGGAGCTGGCCCTTGCGCACCTGCTGGGCGGATTTCACGTGGAACGTGACCCGGCCCGCTGCGGGCAGGGCGTAGGTATTCACGGCGTGCGGAGGAATGACCATCTGGCCGTGCAGGGTCTTTTCCGCCCCGTGGGGCACGGCGGTCACCTTCTCAAAGCGCATGTCCAGGGAATGGCGGGCTTTTTCATCCACGTGCAGGGGAATCATATCCGCCAGGACGCCGGCTCCTCCTGCTGAGAGCTTGCCGTGATCGTGATCATGGTCGTCTGTGCAGGCCTCCCCTTCCGCATGCTGGTGGCCTTCATGGTTGTGGTCGCCGGTGCAGACGGCGCCGTCCGGATGAATATGCTCCTTGTGGCCATGGTCGTCTGTGCAGGCCTCCCCTTCCGCATGCTGGTGGCCTTCATGGCCGTGGTCGCTGGTGCAGACGGAGCCGTCCGGATGAATATGTTCCTTGTGGCCGTGGTCGTCCGTGCAGGTTTCCCCCTCCTTGTGCTGGTGTTCGTCATGGCCGTGGTCTGCCGTGCAGGGAGTGCCGTCGGCGTGGTTGTGTTCTGCGGAAGCCTCCTGGGCGCCGAGAACAGGGCTGAGACCGAAAACGGGGGCAATCCCCAGAATGATGGAAAAATAAAGACGTTTCATGTTTGTAAAAATGGTTGATGGAGGTGAATGAACTATTTTGATTGAAGATTGGCGTGGGTGATGTAGCGCAGCTGTGCCTGAATACCCAGCAGCTTGTCCAGACTATCCAGGAATGCCAGGCGGCTTTCGTAAAGCTGGTGGCGGTTTTCCGCCAGTTCCAGCAGAGAGGCTTCCCCAATGCCGTGCAGCTTCTCCATGGTCTGGACGGAAGAAGAAAAGGACTCCATGCGCTGAAGCTCCGTCCGGCAGTGGCGGATCACCATCTGCTGGGTGGCCTCAAGCTGGCGGGCATTGAACAACTCCGTTTTCCAAAGCTGGACGGTTTCCAGACGGGCCGTATTCCGTACGCCGCGCGCCTCCGCAATGGCCTTGCGGTTGCGGTTCCAGAGGGGAATATTGAAACCTATTTCCCCTCCTACTTCCTTCTCCTCATCGTCGCGGGTGAAGGACGGCCCCAGTTCCAGTTCCGGATACTGCCTGCGGATTTCCGTCTTTAGCAGGGTTTCCGTAGTGGCATAAGTGGCCATTTGGGCTTTTACCTTGGGAGACTCCATCAGTGCGGCGGGAGACGGGGCGGCTACGGCGGCGGGAAGGCTGAAGCCCTGTCCGGTGAGGAAGCGGAGCCTTGGAGCGCTGGAAGGGTGCATGCCCATCAGCTTGACCAGTTCCATCTGCTGCTCCAGTTCCGCCTCCGTGACATTCTGGAATTCCCGGATGGCGTCGTTCATGCGCTGGGAGGCCACCTGGCGTGAGGAAAACTCAACTTCTCCCGCGCCGATCAGCTTTTCGATCATGCCGTTCTCCTTCTTCAGCACGGCCAGGCGGTCCTGAATCACGGACTTGCGGCGTTGCGTAACGGCCAGCTTGCTCCAGGCCTGGTCCAGGGAACGGAGAAAATCCAGTTCCGCCTGCCGCAGCATCCAGAAATCCGCTTCCTTGTACTGTTCCGCCACCTTCTTCTCCAGGGCGGGAAGGCCAGTTACGGGAATCGTGAAGCCCAGGCTGCCGGACATGTTGAGCGTATTCTCCTGCAGGACTTGTTCAATGTCCCAGGAAAAGGAGGGATCATTCCACCAGCCCGCTTGTTTGGCTGCCTCCTTGCTGGAAGCCAGCTTCAGGCGCGCCTTGTTCAGGTCCGGATTCAGAATCAGGCCTATCTGGCGCGCCTGGACCTGGGTGACGGCAGTATTGCGGCCGATGGCCCCGGACTCCTGTCTCCACGCGGCTTCCTCTGCGTTCAGGTCAATGGGGGCGTTCTTGTAAACGCTGCATGATGCCAGGAGAGCCAGCAGGCCCAGCCCGGAATAAAATGGTATGGATTTCATGTAGTGAAAGAGATGGGTAAACAAGGGAGTCCAATTTGAGTTGGACAATGCGGAAGACGATTCCGCGGAAAAAAGGGAACGTCCGGATTCAAAAAACAGACGCAAAACGGAAACACCGCCAAAAAAAGGTGTTCCTGAAAAAAATCCTCTCTAAATCAGAAGGGGGCGTTGAAAACCCGCATGTCCCATGCCGTCGTCCGCCAGCGGGTCGGGAGGGACTGGCGCAGGGGGCTTTGCCGTCTGGCTTGTCAAAAGAAGAACGTGGGCCAGCTGATGGAAATCCGGCAATACTTGCCAGACGATGCAGGGAAGGGAAACCGGGGAAGAAACGGCCGGAACGACTGGATCGTCAATCTCCAGTTGACCGTGTTCGCACCGATGGTCTGCCGCGGGAATGGAATCCGTGGAGCTGGAATCATGGCGGCCACAGCCGCAATCGACTGCCTTTTCATGGCAGGAACAGGAGAACAGGAAAATCTCCGCATGGCACGGGCACACGGAAACGATGCCCGCTCCGCCGATAATAACCAGCAGAAGGGAAATCAGCATGATGCCGTTGCGCAATGCTCTAACCATTGTACGTGGCGAATCGTAGAAAGGTGCCGTGGAAGCGTCAAGAGCAAAGTGACGGATGGCGGAATCACGGGCGGCAAGAGATAGCAGTGATTCTGTAGAAAAAGAGCAATCGTTCTCTGATTGAACTTGTAATGAAAAATTATACATTGTATTAAAATAACAGTAAAAAGGAATGTTGATTTTCTGTATGGAGAGGCAACAAAGGCCAAGTATCCGTTATCCTTGGCCGGAATCCTTGGCCGGATTCTCTTCTATGGAATAATCTGAATTCCTTTCTGAATTGATTTTGCTCATATAAATATATTGATGATCAAACATCTGTGCATTTAATACATTTGAAAATGGTAAGAGTGCAATCAATAAGGAATTGTCTGAGACCGTAAAAAAGAAAAAGCGGGAACAGGAAAAGTATATGAAAATTCAGAAAGTTTACCAATTAAGAAAATAAATGATATGAAAACAAAAGTAATCATCATCAGCCTGTGTTCTCTTCTGGCATGGAGCATTTGCGCGGCGGAGGATGTAAAAGATATAAGTAAACAGCCTGAAAGAAGGAGCATGCAGGAAGGACCTGTTAAAAAGGCTGTAAAAGTAAGGAATGAGGTTTCGCAACTGCAGCAGGAGCTCAAAAGATTCGTTTCCGCTTACGAAGAAAAGAAAATATCGTTGGAGCAGCTCAGGAATTTCTATGAAAAACGGGTGAAGAGTTTCTGTCTTTATTACCATAAGTTATCCAGGGAGGAACTGGCCGTTCTTCTCGATATACCTTCTAGATTTTCTATGAATACAGGTTTCTTATGGGATATGAGAGTCAGGTTGAATGATTTGACACAAATATTCATAGATGAAGACCAGGGCGACGGATATGTTTGGGGCAATAAATCCTACACGGGGCCGAAAGAGGTGGTGGCGTTAAAAGTGTTTTCCGACGGGATGGATAATTTCCTGGAATGGATGGAAATATTCAAAGACAGCATGGATGGCGCATAATTGGGACAGTTCCACTTACCTCTTGGATTAAATGAAAGTTGCAAGATCTTCGGATTTATGGATAAGGTCTTCGGGCTTGGGCCTGCCTCTTGAGAAAATAAACGGTATGAAAACAAAAGTAATCATCATCAGCCTGTGTCCTTTGCTGGCATGGAGCATTTGCGCAGCGGCTGAGGTAGAAGATATGGGAAAACAACCTGAAATAAGGAGCATACAGGAAGGACCTTTTAAAAAGGCTGTAAGATTAAGGAGTGAGGTTTCGCAACTTCAGCAGGAGCTCAAAAGATTCGTTTCCGCTTACGAAGAAAAGAAAATATCGTTGGAGCAGCTCAGGAATTTCTATGAAAAACGGGTGAAGAGTTTCTGTCTTTATTACCACGAATTGTCTCGAGAGGAGCTATCCATTATTTTTGATATAAATCTTATATTTTTTAAAAAGGTAGGTTTTTGTGCGGATATGAGAATCAGGTTGAATGATCTGACAGAAATATTTCTCAGTGAAGACCGGGGGGAGCCCGTTCCGTTTACAGGACGCAATAATTCTTATACGGGACCAAAGGAAGTGGTGGCGCTGAAGGTGCTTTCGGATGGGATGGATGATTTTCTGGAATGGATAAAAAATTTAACTGATTATTAAGAAATGCAATGAATAAAAGGGAGAGGCTTTCTTGCTTAATGAAACATTCCTCATCTAATTTAATGCAAATTATTTATGAATAAAAAAGTGGTTCGTACAGCCATTATTTATATCGTGTCTTTAGCCGTGTTTGCCTGTGCGTTTGCGCAAGTCAACACCTTTTCGGCAAACTGGAGAGCGGCTCTGCTTTTTCAGCTTCTTGTATTTTTCATTATTAATGAAGTTTGGTATTGGCTATGCACGTGGCCGGGCGTCTTTCTATCCCTTTTTCAGCAGATAAAGAATAAAAATGTTCCGGAGCAAAACCGTGGAAAATATGTAGGAGGGTTGAACAGGCTCGTCAGAATGACAAGCGTCATTATTCTTATTCTGCCGCATGTTATTTATGGCACGTTGTGGCTGGTCAATCTCCTGTCGCAGCATGCCTTGCAACGGTGGGGAGGGGTGAGCCTGGATGCGTCTCTTTTCTTGCCTTCCTACTTATCATGCATCGTCTTCTTTATTCTGGTTTTTATCTTTCCCATTCAGCCGTATTCCATCAGCCATTTCATGATGGAATGGTTTGAACCGGGTCTGGGTAAGGAGAAAGTGACTGAGGAAAAGGATGATTCAAGCGCTTCTTCATATACTGCGCCGCTGAATGTACGGAACGAAGAATACGAAGGCCATTCCATCCTGTTTGACGCCCATTACGGAAGGGTAATGAAAGAGATGGTGGCCAGCGAGGAACTCCTGATGATGACGGCCCCCATTCCCTATGCTTTTAACAGGCAGACCCGTATGGAATTGATGATAGGCGTGCCATTTATTCTGGCCTCTGCATGGGTGGCATCCATGCTTTTCAGGGTCGTTCCCCAGTCTGGATACTCTTTTATTTTCTGGGCGCTCCTCCTGATGCTTCTTGTCTTTTTCCCGATGGGGTGCTTGTTGGTCTTCTCTCCGGCCCGGTGGAAAAAAAGGCTTTCCCGGACTGATTATTTTATCACTTCCAAACGTGTTTTTCTGGCGGAGGAAAACGATTTACGACAGTTTCTCTGGAAAGATGAGCCGTATATCTCCTTGCAGATGCACCATGAATTACTGGGAAGCGTCTATATTTCACGCAGAACCCGTGTTAGTGCCTGTCTGGATAAATTATTCGGCAAAGGAAAAGTCAATGCCTATGAGACGGATGAAACGGGCAAAATGAACGGATTGCTAAACATTCCACAGGCAGAAAAAGTATATGCGATGATTGAATCCCTCATGGAGCATTCA
This genomic stretch from Akkermansia biwaensis harbors:
- the metF gene encoding methylenetetrahydrofolate reductase [NAD(P)H], producing the protein MHLKERLQSDAGPTLSFEFFPPKNEQAAAALYQTIRELEPYRPSFVSVTYGAGGSTRELTHEVVLRIQNESRIPTVPHLTCVGHSREEIWNILDRYAQAGVRAVLALRGDPPRGVEHYDRSADAFRYAADLVACIREYNESGRHPDPDGFAIGVAGFPEGHPSTPNRLREMDFLKAKVDAGADYICTQLFFDNHCFLDYRERCLLAGIKVPVLAGIMPVTSLSGMNRMAELSGGTCFPARLLKALKRAGGNAEAIQEVGIQYASSQCAELLDAGVDGIHFYTLNQSRATRQIYRNLGLRDSLQLLEHGEDK
- a CDS encoding tetratricopeptide repeat protein gives rise to the protein MDNMPMGDGSAFAEISVGPAKHEQFLDEHYGKIALIVLLCILGAAGWIIYNGMQESMEKKAGAALVAAMPESPATGEISLNEQGLQQVMADFDDSRAAVTASYLQAVALWNAGKEEEGISKMKEFIDSAPTEEWKAQASVTLACRLMNGGKADQAASLFRSVVDSGDPTFSAFATMCLGDIARAGKDSVAAGTFYRELAEKFPSSAFVLDLQRNGYVRRKALFDVQSPVRIEPVADKK
- a CDS encoding TetR/AcrR family transcriptional regulator, which translates into the protein MTKRRSTREHLLNTGAMIASESGLRGLTVRGLSLRAGTNPGSFVYHFGNRDAFLNELLERWYEPLFTGVRTHANVHLPSLKKLEIILEDIMDFLLLHGEFIAQLVLDALAGEKEAIRFISGLHTRHPFVLLETIQAAQEEGSIVSGNPMNVLIYLVCCGGAPFILSGQLQVHDSQAARPVLELLGSILSDPDSARQRMHWALNGIREGERT
- a CDS encoding efflux RND transporter permease subunit, translating into MNFLISFCLNNRITVILLTLALAVISIFVVKNIPVDVFPELKVPRVTIQTEAPGLTAEEVEQYITIPIESAMNGTAGVKGVRSSSGSGLSFVWVDFDWDKDIYQARQIVAERLAAVRDTLPENTSPELAPIVSVTGEIMLIALTGDKDTSTLDMRQLAEYKLRTRLLAIPGVGQVTVLGGRLPEYQVVYNPNRLKLAGVDLSNLKTAIEESQSSVPAGYLEDVAGQELPIQQDTRTANIEQLNRALVPGHPSGILRLQDVAEVKIDGAPRRGDAGFMGEDAVVLSVQKVPGANTLALTQAVDAAMKEFSQSQLPKGMKLHTSAYRQADFIEMSLENGTETLLIAGAVVMIVIFLTLLNLRTAIITLISMPLSVLFGMMMFPVFGLAINIMTLGGLAVAVGDVVDNAIIFVEIAWRHLNRNAALPEEQRKSKYEVLMEAKGEIVGSISFSSVIILLVFTPVLFLSGLEGQFFRPLGISYMLALLSSLIVAVTITPVLCYMWFKKSKNAATLESGDSFSSRLIKRIYTPVLEFCLRFSKTVCAIMAAITLLALWLGSTFGTSFLPPFNEDCYTVFVSTVPGTSLDETERISRKVMKDIEHIPGVLSVTQRTGRAENDEHAEPVSASELLVRVDLNKDQKELRAAIKKCIDDIPGTSSMIGYPLAHRISSALSGSNSEIAINIYGTELPQLRLAAQKAKEILASLPEVADARANREIMVDTIRVQYDQEALASHGLTMANAAEQVSTAMNGQKLGEVIKNQDHWNIVLRIDPKLKTSMEDVKSLELISPDKKTVRLDDVAQVYREEVSNLILRDNTMRKAMISCNPSPNSNLGDLAKACREKLDPVMNAMGCTVDYDGTIKARESASERLYVLGAIVMVLIVLLLSSALGSVRRAMLTLVNIPLCLVGGIVAVFLASPGTLSSLFGATYIPPILSVASIVGFVTVIGFAIRSGLILLNRYRALEHRGMEPVEAIREGSRERVVPIIMTSLTTVLGLLPLIWAIDKPGGELLGPLAIVQFGGLVSATILNLLIIPATAKLFSRWISARRKELESKS
- a CDS encoding TolC family protein — encoded protein: MKSIPFYSGLGLLALLASCSVYKNAPIDLNAEEAAWRQESGAIGRNTAVTQVQARQIGLILNPDLNKARLKLASSKEAAKQAGWWNDPSFSWDIEQVLQENTLNMSGSLGFTIPVTGLPALEKKVAEQYKEADFWMLRQAELDFLRSLDQAWSKLAVTQRRKSVIQDRLAVLKKENGMIEKLIGAGEVEFSSRQVASQRMNDAIREFQNVTEAELEQQMELVKLMGMHPSSAPRLRFLTGQGFSLPAAVAAPSPAALMESPKVKAQMATYATTETLLKTEIRRQYPELELGPSFTRDDEEKEVGGEIGFNIPLWNRNRKAIAEARGVRNTARLETVQLWKTELFNARQLEATQQMVIRHCRTELQRMESFSSSVQTMEKLHGIGEASLLELAENRHQLYESRLAFLDSLDKLLGIQAQLRYITHANLQSK